The Arthrobacter sp. Marseille-P9274 DNA segment TATTGGACTTGGTCAGCGATCGCGGTGCTGGAAATCAGTGACCACCGCGCGGGCCACTGCCCCACCGCCGAGCGATTGATAGGCGCGATCGATGTCGGCGAGACCAATCCGTTCGGAGACAAGGTCCTCAAGGTTGAACCGGCCTTGCAGGTACAGCCCTGCAAACATCGGAATATCGCGGTGCGGGCTGGTCGACCCCATGGCTACCCCTACGATGCGGCGTTGCGGCAGGATGATCTCGCCGAACAGGTCGACGTCCAGCCGGTTCCCGGGCTTCTGCACTCCAATCAGCAGTGCAGTTCCGCCAACGGACAGCATGCGCACCGCCTGCTCAGCCGTAGACTGCAACCCGATCACCTCGAATGAGAAGTCCACGCCTCCACCGGTGAGTTCCTTGACCGCCTCGACTGCGTCGCCATTACCGGCATCGACGAGGTCCGTGGCACCGAACCGCTTCGCCAGCTCCAGTTTTCCCGCCTGCACGTCCACCGCGATCACTCGCGAAGCGCCGGCGAGAACAGCGCCTTGGATGGTGTTCAAACCGACTCCGCCGCATCCGATAACGGCCACGGTGTCGCCCGGGCGGATCCCGGCAGTGTTGACGGCGGCACCTGCTCCCGTGACGACTCCGCAGCCAAGCAGGCAAGCGACGTCGTAGGAAATACCCTCAGGCAGAGGGATAGCGAGGTTTTCGTGCACCAGGACGCGCTCAGCGAATCCTCCCACTCCCATGAACTGCGTCAGCTCTTCCCCGCCGCGTGAAATACGCGGCTCCTCCGACACACCTCTTTCCAGACTCGCGGTGCGCCGGCAGCGGTAGGGGCGCGCGGCCCGGCACTCCCGGCAAGTGCCGCACCCGGCGACCATGCAGACCACAACACGGTCACCCACCTTTGCAGACGTGACGTTCGCCCCGATCTCCACGACCTCTCCGGCAACTTCGTGTCCCAGCAGAGCGGGCATCCGGAATCCCATCCCGTTTTGCGCGATGGACAAGTCACTGTGGCACAACCCGCTCGCCCGCACCTGCACAACGATCTCGCGCGGCAGGGGGTCGGCCAGGTCGACGTTCTCGACGACGAATCCCGAGCCCGGGGCATTGACAACCGCAGCTCGCATCAGACGACAACTCCCTCGCGGAGTTCGCCCTGCGGGTCGTCCGCGCCCTGGAATGGAGCCGGCGGTCCGGCAAGGAAGAAGAACCCGGGTGCTCCGGCCCCCTCTTCCGGCGTTCCGGTACACAAAAAGAGCTTGTCGTTCACTTTCCGTACCTCGTCGAGGAATCCAATGCTGCCAGCAGGATTATCGAAATCGCTGTACTTCAGCATCAGGGTTTCCTTGCCGTCAATCGGGGAAGTCCCGCGATGCACGCCGAACCGGTCCCGCCGCATGACCGTACCGTCGGGCTGGCGAAGGCGGTTGTACCCTGAGGCGCCATCGCCTTCTTCGCCCGGGATACCTTTGCCGAGCCAGAAGACTCCGTTGCCAGCCTTGACCCGCTCGAGCGCGGCGGCGAACGTCTCCTCGTTCTGGCCCAGATAGTCAAACCCGGCGTACTCGCCCGAGACCTCGCCAACCACGGGCGCGTCCAGCGACTTGAACAGGTTCATCAAAGCGTCGTAGTCCAGGGCTGCCAGATGCGAAACCTGCCAGTGCTCGATGGGATCTGCCTGAAGCATAATGTTCTCCTCTTTCGTGATTCATTCCAGCTGGTGCCGTTCATCCCGGCACCAGAAGTTCGCAGGTTGCGTTATACCCGGTCGCTCAACTTGCGTCCGCGGCCATAAATCGCCATCGCGATCAGGATGACGACGCCGTACAGGATCTGCTGGTCGCTCGTGGCCAAACCGTGCCCGATCAGGACAGTCGTGATGACGGTCAGCATCAAGGCGCCAATAACCGTGCGGGAGTAGTCGCCGGGACCTCCGAACACTGTGCCGCCGATGATGACCGCCGCGAGACTTTGGAAGAGGTACGGGCCACCAATCGACGTGTTGACTGTCCCGGAGAAGGCCGCCAAGAGAACGCCGGCCAGGCCGGCGAAGAGCGCGCTGAGCGCAAACACGACGATCCACATGCGACGAACCTTGATCAACGACAGGCCCGCCGCCCGTCCGTTCGCTCCCGCAGCCAGCATCCGCCGGCCTACCGCAGTGCGGTGGATGAAGATTGCAAGAGCAATGGCTATCACTGCCCAGATGGCGATGATTGGAGGAAACGGTAGGCCTAACGTTGTCGACCGCAGCGATGTCAGCGCCATCAGCCATTCGGGCGCACCGCCCGCGATCGTCCCTTCGGTCTGGAT contains these protein-coding regions:
- a CDS encoding ABC transporter permease, with product MTTLTAKAGHTANDRPRLLELLTRAQGRLPLLQVLITVVAFLVGAFTLEGFASESSVKSLLILASLVGLAGLGQTLAILIGGVDMSVANFLVVGAVFATQFTQLYGISFTTALLLLIPFTAILGGFVGWVCHRYSVEPLVVTLAMGTFALGLMQIQTEGTIAGGAPEWLMALTSLRSTTLGLPFPPIIAIWAVIAIALAIFIHRTAVGRRMLAAGANGRAAGLSLIKVRRMWIVVFALSALFAGLAGVLLAAFSGTVNTSIGGPYLFQSLAAVIIGGTVFGGPGDYSRTVIGALMLTVITTVLIGHGLATSDQQILYGVVILIAMAIYGRGRKLSDRV
- a CDS encoding Zn-dependent alcohol dehydrogenase, encoding MRAAVVNAPGSGFVVENVDLADPLPREIVVQVRASGLCHSDLSIAQNGMGFRMPALLGHEVAGEVVEIGANVTSAKVGDRVVVCMVAGCGTCRECRAARPYRCRRTASLERGVSEEPRISRGGEELTQFMGVGGFAERVLVHENLAIPLPEGISYDVACLLGCGVVTGAGAAVNTAGIRPGDTVAVIGCGGVGLNTIQGAVLAGASRVIAVDVQAGKLELAKRFGATDLVDAGNGDAVEAVKELTGGGVDFSFEVIGLQSTAEQAVRMLSVGGTALLIGVQKPGNRLDVDLFGEIILPQRRIVGVAMGSTSPHRDIPMFAGLYLQGRFNLEDLVSERIGLADIDRAYQSLGGGAVARAVVTDFQHRDR